CGCGCGCCTGGTGCCATCAGCAGGGATGCATGGAGCTTTTTCTGCCGCGCCGCCCGGACTGCTTCATCTACAACGACTACGACCTGGACGACCGGAAGCTGGTCGCCCGGATCTTCCGTCTCGGCTCCGGCGTGGTCGGCCGTTATGAACTGCCGATCTATGCGATCACGCCGGACGGCCGTTACGGCGTGTCGCTGAATTTCAACCGGATTCCGCGCCGGGGCTACAGCTATGCCGATGCGGCGCTTCCGGAGGAGCCGCACCCGGCCGATCCCGATGCCGACGGTCTCCGGCTCATCGATCTCGACAGCGGGGAGGAGAAGCTCATCGTCAGCTACCGGACCATGATCGAGCGTCATCCGTACGCTTACAGCATCGGGAACCGGCACATCTGGCTGAATCACGCGATTTTCAACTGCGATTCGAGCCGGGTGCTCTGGCTTTTCCGCCAGTGCGACGATCCGCACGACATGCGCAAAGGGTGGATGACCTTCCTGTATACGAGCTCGCTTTCCGGCGGGGACGCGGCGTGCATCCTGCCCGAAGTCTACTGGAAGGGCCGGATTTCGCACCAGATCTGGGGACGGACGCCGCATGAGATCCTGGTCGATGCGAACTGGTCCGGCGACGGCAGCGGCGCAGTCGTATTCGACGAAAGCCGCTGCCCGTTCCATGCGGAGCGGCTGTCGCGCGGACACGGCAGGGCCTCCCACATGGTCTGTTCGCCGGACGGGCGGTATATCCTCTCCGACAGCTATCCGCAGGACGGCCTTCAGACGCTGATCCTGATCGATGCGGAGAGCGGCCGCTTCGAAACGCTCGGAACCTTCCGCCACCGGCAGCCGGAAAGCGCGCCGGACGATGTCCGCTGCGACCTGCATCCGCGCTGGAGTCCGGACGGACGGGTCGTCACGGTCGACTCGATCCACGACGGCCGCCGCGGCATCTGGCTTCTCGAACTCGCTCCGGCTCTGGAGAAGCTCTCCGGACAGTGAAAAATCGCATTTTTTCAGGCGGCGGACTTGAAAAATCGCAAACTTGGGGTATTTTAGTTTACTCATGCTCAGTAAGATTATGCATTCATTTACAATAGGCTTTAAAACCAAGTAGAGAGAACAGAAAAATGGCTCACACCAAATCCGCCGTCAAGCGTCTGCGCACCAGTCAGCAGGCCAATCTCCGCAACCGTATGCGCACCAGTGAACTCAAGACGATCGAAAAGAAGCTGCGCGCCGCCGTCGCCGAAGGCAATGCCGCCGCCGCCGCCGAGCTCGGCAAGACCTTTGCGAGCCGTCTCGACAAGGCCGCGAAGGTCGGCACGATCCACGCGAACCGCGTCGCGAACAAGAAGTCGCAGCTCGACAAGCTCCTGAACTCGCTGGCCAAATAAGCGCGGTTTCCGGGAGGAAGGGCGTTCCGCTCCGACAAGGGCAGCGGGACGCCTTTTCGTTTTCAGGGAGGTTTTCCGGCCATGATGTATCAGGTTTTTCTCTCGATTCTCGAAACGTTCATCGTCTTCGGCTTCGGCGCGCTGGCCTGGAAGCTCAGGATGATCGAAACCGGTGATCTGGACAAGCTGTCGCGGCTCACGCTCGACATGTTCTTTCCGATGCTGACCTTTTCGACCATCACGCGCACGTTCGACCCGAACCGGCTGACCGAGCTCTGGGTCATGCCGCTGCTCGGCATTGCGCTCATGCTGTTCGGCGCCGGCGCCGGCTGGGTGTTCAAGCGGCTCATGAAGTCGAAGGGACACGGGCGCGAGGGGACGTTCCATCACATCTGCGCCATCAACAACTATGTGTTCCTGCCGATCATCGTGCTGCAGAACATCTACGGCGAACGGCACGTCGCGCTGCTGCTCCTGATGAATGTCGGCTCGACCATCGGCTTCTGGACGATCGGGGTACTGACGCTGACCGGAGGCGGTTCGCTCTCCAAAACCATGAAGAGCATTTTTTCGATCAACGTCGCGGCGGTGGCCGCGGCGCTCCTTGTGTCGTTCCTGCACATTCCGCTGCCGGAGGCGCTGAATTACACATTCCAGTATCTCGGCAACATCACCGTGCCGCTGATGCTCGTCGTCATCGGCGTGGCGCTGGTCGGCTGCTTCCGGGGAATGCTCGAGAACTGGTACGACATGCTGCTGCTGTCGGTTGTGCGCCTGGTGCTGATCCCGGTTGCGCTGCTTCTGCTGCTCCGGCTCCTGCCGCTGCCGGAGGAGGCGTATCAGGTCGCGGCGGTCGTTGCATTGATGCCGGCTGCGTCGAGCTCGGTGCTGATCGCCAAGCGCTACGGCGGCGACCCGGATTTCGCCGGGCGGGCGATCATCCTGACCACACTTTTCTCGCTCGGAACGATCCCGCTCCTGATGGCGCTGTTTCTGCCGGCGTGAATTCCGCCGACGGGTGAGCGAAGGAGTGCCGGAAGAGGCGCTTTCCCCTCTTCGGCACTTGCGGGATTGCAGCTTACAGCGTGACCCCGTCCTTGAAA
This DNA window, taken from Victivallis lenta, encodes the following:
- a CDS encoding TolB family protein, whose translation is MGIHANYEWRKISPDGVSCFFGYYDRNPWNLAQSLHLAMRIPQEERLPFPGETAEIGVIGEDGYEPLVTTRAWCHQQGCMELFLPRRPDCFIYNDYDLDDRKLVARIFRLGSGVVGRYELPIYAITPDGRYGVSLNFNRIPRRGYSYADAALPEEPHPADPDADGLRLIDLDSGEEKLIVSYRTMIERHPYAYSIGNRHIWLNHAIFNCDSSRVLWLFRQCDDPHDMRKGWMTFLYTSSLSGGDAACILPEVYWKGRISHQIWGRTPHEILVDANWSGDGSGAVVFDESRCPFHAERLSRGHGRASHMVCSPDGRYILSDSYPQDGLQTLILIDAESGRFETLGTFRHRQPESAPDDVRCDLHPRWSPDGRVVTVDSIHDGRRGIWLLELAPALEKLSGQ
- the rpsT gene encoding 30S ribosomal protein S20 → MAHTKSAVKRLRTSQQANLRNRMRTSELKTIEKKLRAAVAEGNAAAAAELGKTFASRLDKAAKVGTIHANRVANKKSQLDKLLNSLAK
- a CDS encoding AEC family transporter; translated protein: MMYQVFLSILETFIVFGFGALAWKLRMIETGDLDKLSRLTLDMFFPMLTFSTITRTFDPNRLTELWVMPLLGIALMLFGAGAGWVFKRLMKSKGHGREGTFHHICAINNYVFLPIIVLQNIYGERHVALLLLMNVGSTIGFWTIGVLTLTGGGSLSKTMKSIFSINVAAVAAALLVSFLHIPLPEALNYTFQYLGNITVPLMLVVIGVALVGCFRGMLENWYDMLLLSVVRLVLIPVALLLLLRLLPLPEEAYQVAAVVALMPAASSSVLIAKRYGGDPDFAGRAIILTTLFSLGTIPLLMALFLPA